GCGAAGGCAATATTGCAATACCTGATTGGTGAATAGCGTATTGTTTTACCTGTTCTAAACAATAAACCATGATTGCCGATACGCAATACTCCTTATTGTTTACCTGTTCTAAAAAAACAGACTATGATCGCAGGAAAGAAAAACTCCTTATTGTTTACCTGTTCTAAACAATAAACCATGATTGCGGATACGCAATACTCCTTATTGTTTACCTGTTCTAAAAAAACAGACCATGATCGCCGATACGCAAAACTCTTTATTGTTTTATCTGTTTCAAAATTAACTTATGGCAGACCTTTCAACCAATTTTTTAGGCATCAAATCCCCCAACCCTTTCTGGCTGGCAAGCGCGCCCCCAACAGATAAACAGGTAAATGTCCTCCGCGCCTTTGAAGCCGGTTGGGGTGGTGTCGTATGGAAAACCCTCGGCAGCCAGGTAAAAAACGTCTCCTCCCGATATTCCTCCATAGATTACAATGGCAATCGTATAATGGGCATGAATAACATTGAACTGATCAGTGACCGCCCGCTGGACCTCAATCTAAAAGAAATTAAAGAATGCATCCGCTTATTCCCCGACAGGGCTATGGTTGTATCTCTCATGGCAGACAACAACAAAGACAGCTGGCATGAATTAATCAAAAAAGTTGAAGACACCGGCGCCCACGGATTAGAATTAAACTTTGGCTGTCCCCACGGTATGACAGAACGTGGCATGGGAGCTGCCGTAGGCCAGGACCCTGAAATAGCAAAAATGGTCGTAGAGTGGGTCATGGAAGCCGCCCATATCCCCGTAATTACAAAACTAACCCCCAATGTACATTCAGTGGTACCCACGGGAAAAGCAGCAGTAGCCGGCGGTACGAATGCATTGTCACTCATTAATACCATTCAGTCTGTAACAGGTGTAGACTTAGACACCTTCGTTCCCAATCCAAATGTAGGCGGCCGATCTACTTTCGGTGGTTATTGTGGCCCGGCGGTGAAACCAATCGCATTAAAGTTTTTAACGACGATCAGTCAGGACCCGATTACTTCAAAAGTACCCATTTCTGGTATTGGGGGTATCAGTACCTGGCGGGATGCAGTGGAGTTTATGCTCCTAGGCGCCACCAGCTTACAGGTGTGCACAGCCGCTATGCGGTATGGATTTAGAATTATTGAGGACCTCTGTGAAGGATTAAATAACTGGATGGATGAAAAAGGATTTGCCACCATTTATGATTTCATTGGAAAGTCAGTACCCACTTTGACGCAATGGGAGGAACTGGATATCAATTATCATATTGTTGCGAATATCAATCAGGATAAATGTATCCATTGTGGATTGTGCTATATCAGTTGTGAAGATGGTTCGCATCAGGCAATTAGTTTATCATATGGCAATCCCTATAATACA
This Chitinophaga sancti DNA region includes the following protein-coding sequences:
- the preA gene encoding NAD-dependent dihydropyrimidine dehydrogenase subunit PreA, which gives rise to MADLSTNFLGIKSPNPFWLASAPPTDKQVNVLRAFEAGWGGVVWKTLGSQVKNVSSRYSSIDYNGNRIMGMNNIELISDRPLDLNLKEIKECIRLFPDRAMVVSLMADNNKDSWHELIKKVEDTGAHGLELNFGCPHGMTERGMGAAVGQDPEIAKMVVEWVMEAAHIPVITKLTPNVHSVVPTGKAAVAGGTNALSLINTIQSVTGVDLDTFVPNPNVGGRSTFGGYCGPAVKPIALKFLTTISQDPITSKVPISGIGGISTWRDAVEFMLLGATSLQVCTAAMRYGFRIIEDLCEGLNNWMDEKGFATIYDFIGKSVPTLTQWEELDINYHIVANINQDKCIHCGLCYISCEDGSHQAISLSYGNPYNTYAIKEDECVGCNLCKLVCPVDDCITMKEQRRGDEYLNWKEFQRRGLPLNDH